One Coregonus clupeaformis isolate EN_2021a chromosome 21, ASM2061545v1, whole genome shotgun sequence DNA window includes the following coding sequences:
- the LOC121535109 gene encoding ATP-binding cassette sub-family D member 3-like isoform X1, protein MAAISKYLTAKNSSIAGATIVALYLLKRRSHAAQLNGGKRSSELQLSKDDAKKEKTVVDKVFFARVLKIVKIMVPGVFCKESGYCLLIAAMLVARTYCDVWMIQNGTMIESAIIGRSTKDFKRFLFNLIKVMPFISLVNNFLKLGLNELKLCCRVRLTKHLYDEYLQGYTYYKIGNLDNRIGNPDQLLTQDVERFCNSVVDLYSNVSKPLLDIGLYIFKLTSAIGAQGPACMIGYLMFSGLILTRLRRPIGKMTVMEQRYEGEYRFVNSRLITNSEEIAFYNGNLREKQTIHSTFQKLVDHLHNFIVFRFSTGFVDSIIAKYIATVVGYLVVSRPFLNHTHPRHLHSTHAELLEDYYQSGRMLLSMSQALGRIVLAGREMSRLSGFTARITEIMKVLKELNSGKYERTMVSQQGGRDSESQDRITLVPGSGEIINKDKIIKFEHTPLATPNGDILIKDLSFEVTSGTNVLVCGPNGCGKSSLFRVLGELWPLFGGRLTKPERGKLFYVPQRPYMTLGSLRDQVIYPDTVEDQRRKGTSDKVLKEYLDNVQLGHILEREGGWNTVQDWMDVLSGGEKQRMAMARLFYHKPQFAILDECTSAVSVDVEDFIYSHCRTVGITLFTVSHRKSLWKHHEYYLHMDGRGSYEFKPITQETVEFGS, encoded by the exons ATGGCGGCGATCAGTAAATACTTGACAGCCAAGAACTCCTCTATAGCAGGTGCCACAATCGTTGCCTTGTATCTTCTCAAGAGGAGAAGTCATGCAGCCCAGTTAAATGG GGGGAAAAGGTCATCAGAACTACAGTTGAGCAAAGAT GATGCCAAGAAGGAAAAGACGGTGGTGGATAAGGTGTTCTTTGCACGTGTCCTGAAGATAGTGAAGATCATGGTTCCTGGAGTGTTCTGCAAAGAG TCAGGATACTGTCTCCTCATCGCTGCCATGCTGGTGGCCAGAACCTACTGTGATGTGTGGATGATCCAGAATGGAACCATGATCGAGAG TGCAATTATTGGTCGTTCAACAAAAGATTTCAAGAGGTTCTTGTTCAACTTGATAAAAGTCATGCCATTT ATCTCGCTAGTCAACAACTTCCTGAAGCTGGGCCTGAATGAACTGAAGCTCTGCTGCCGGGTTCGACTCACAAAGCACCTCTATGATGAGTACCTGCA AGGTTACACATACTATAAGATTGGTAACCTGGACAACCGCATCGGTAACCCTGACCAGCTGCTGACCCAGGATGTGGAGAGGTTCTGTAACAGTGTGGTAGACCTCTACTCCAATGTCAGCAAG CCTTTATTGGACATTGGTCTGTACATCTTCAAGTTGACCTCAGCCATCGGGGCACAG GGTCCTGCCTGTATGATAGGCTACCTGATGTTCTCGGGGCTCATCCTGACACGCCTGCGGAGGCCCATCGGCAAGATGACGGTGATGGAGCAGAGATACGAGGGAGAGTACCGATTCGTCAACTCTCGCCTCATCACCAACAG TGAAGAGATTGCCTTCTACAATGGAAACCTGAGGGAGAAGCAGACCATTCACTCTACCTTCCAGAAACTG GTGGATCATTTGCACAATTTCATTGTCTTCCGCTTTTCAACGGGTTTCGTGGACAGCATCATTGCTAAAT ATATTGCCACTGTTGTCGGGTACCTGGTGGTGAGCAGGCCGTTCCTGAACCATACCCACCCACGCCACCTACACAGTACCCACGCTGAGCTGCTAGAG GACTATTACCAGAGTGGGCGTATGTTGTTGAGCATGTCTCAGGCCCTGGGCAGGATCGTCCTGGCTGGCAGGGAGATGAGCAGGCTCTCAGG GTTCACTGCTCGCATCACCGAGATCATGAAGGTACTGAAAGAGCTGAACTCTGGGAAATACGAGAGGACCATGGTCTCTCAGCAGGGAGGCAGAG ATAGTGAATCGCAAGATAGAATCACCCTGGTCCCAGGAAGTGGTGAAATCATCAACAAAGACAAGATCATCAA GTTTGAGCATACACCTCTTGCAACGCCTAATGGGGACATTCTTATCAAAGACCTCAGCTTTGAG GTGACGTCAGGGACAAACGTCTTGGTGTGTGGCCCCAACGGCTGTGGGAAGAGCTCACTCTTCAGAGTCctgggagag ctCTGGCCTCTGTTTGGTGGCCGTCTCACAAAACCTGAGAGAGGGAAGCTCTTCTACGTCCCCCAGAGACCATACATGACCCTAGGCTCTCTGAGGGATCAGGTGATCTATCCAGATACAGTGGAGgaccagaggaggaaggggaccTCTGATAAG GTGCTGAAGGAGTACCTGGACAACGTCCAGCTAGGTCACATCCTGGAGCGGGAGGGCGGCTGGAACACGGTCCAGGACTGGATGGACGTCCTcagtggaggagagaaacagaggatggCT ATGGCCCGTCTGTTCTACCATAAGCCCCAGTTTGCCATCCTGGATGAGTGCACCAGTGCTGTTAGTGTAGATGTGGAGGACTTCATCTACAGCCACTGTAGGACG GTGGGCATTACGCTGTTCACGGTTTCTCACAGGAAGTCTTTGTGGAAGCACCATGAG TACTACCTGCACATGGACGGAAGGGGGAGCTATGAGTTCAAACCCATCACCCAGGAAACGGTGGAGTTTGGGTCATAA
- the LOC121535109 gene encoding ATP-binding cassette sub-family D member 3-like isoform X2 codes for MAAISKYLTAKNSSIAGATIVALYLLKRRSHAAQLNGGKRSSELQLSKDDAKKEKTVVDKVFFARVLKIVKIMVPGVFCKESGYCLLIAAMLVARTYCDVWMIQNGTMIESGIISRDVNLFKKHFYYYIAAIPGISLVNNFLKLGLNELKLCCRVRLTKHLYDEYLQGYTYYKIGNLDNRIGNPDQLLTQDVERFCNSVVDLYSNVSKPLLDIGLYIFKLTSAIGAQGPACMIGYLMFSGLILTRLRRPIGKMTVMEQRYEGEYRFVNSRLITNSEEIAFYNGNLREKQTIHSTFQKLVDHLHNFIVFRFSTGFVDSIIAKYIATVVGYLVVSRPFLNHTHPRHLHSTHAELLEDYYQSGRMLLSMSQALGRIVLAGREMSRLSGFTARITEIMKVLKELNSGKYERTMVSQQGGRDSESQDRITLVPGSGEIINKDKIIKFEHTPLATPNGDILIKDLSFEVTSGTNVLVCGPNGCGKSSLFRVLGELWPLFGGRLTKPERGKLFYVPQRPYMTLGSLRDQVIYPDTVEDQRRKGTSDKVLKEYLDNVQLGHILEREGGWNTVQDWMDVLSGGEKQRMAMARLFYHKPQFAILDECTSAVSVDVEDFIYSHCRTVGITLFTVSHRKSLWKHHEYYLHMDGRGSYEFKPITQETVEFGS; via the exons ATGGCGGCGATCAGTAAATACTTGACAGCCAAGAACTCCTCTATAGCAGGTGCCACAATCGTTGCCTTGTATCTTCTCAAGAGGAGAAGTCATGCAGCCCAGTTAAATGG GGGGAAAAGGTCATCAGAACTACAGTTGAGCAAAGAT GATGCCAAGAAGGAAAAGACGGTGGTGGATAAGGTGTTCTTTGCACGTGTCCTGAAGATAGTGAAGATCATGGTTCCTGGAGTGTTCTGCAAAGAG TCAGGATACTGTCTCCTCATCGCTGCCATGCTGGTGGCCAGAACCTACTGTGATGTGTGGATGATCCAGAATGGAACCATGATCGAGAG TGGAATCATTAGCAGAGATGTCAATCTCTTTAAGAAGCATTTTTATTACTATATTGCTGCCATACCAGGG ATCTCGCTAGTCAACAACTTCCTGAAGCTGGGCCTGAATGAACTGAAGCTCTGCTGCCGGGTTCGACTCACAAAGCACCTCTATGATGAGTACCTGCA AGGTTACACATACTATAAGATTGGTAACCTGGACAACCGCATCGGTAACCCTGACCAGCTGCTGACCCAGGATGTGGAGAGGTTCTGTAACAGTGTGGTAGACCTCTACTCCAATGTCAGCAAG CCTTTATTGGACATTGGTCTGTACATCTTCAAGTTGACCTCAGCCATCGGGGCACAG GGTCCTGCCTGTATGATAGGCTACCTGATGTTCTCGGGGCTCATCCTGACACGCCTGCGGAGGCCCATCGGCAAGATGACGGTGATGGAGCAGAGATACGAGGGAGAGTACCGATTCGTCAACTCTCGCCTCATCACCAACAG TGAAGAGATTGCCTTCTACAATGGAAACCTGAGGGAGAAGCAGACCATTCACTCTACCTTCCAGAAACTG GTGGATCATTTGCACAATTTCATTGTCTTCCGCTTTTCAACGGGTTTCGTGGACAGCATCATTGCTAAAT ATATTGCCACTGTTGTCGGGTACCTGGTGGTGAGCAGGCCGTTCCTGAACCATACCCACCCACGCCACCTACACAGTACCCACGCTGAGCTGCTAGAG GACTATTACCAGAGTGGGCGTATGTTGTTGAGCATGTCTCAGGCCCTGGGCAGGATCGTCCTGGCTGGCAGGGAGATGAGCAGGCTCTCAGG GTTCACTGCTCGCATCACCGAGATCATGAAGGTACTGAAAGAGCTGAACTCTGGGAAATACGAGAGGACCATGGTCTCTCAGCAGGGAGGCAGAG ATAGTGAATCGCAAGATAGAATCACCCTGGTCCCAGGAAGTGGTGAAATCATCAACAAAGACAAGATCATCAA GTTTGAGCATACACCTCTTGCAACGCCTAATGGGGACATTCTTATCAAAGACCTCAGCTTTGAG GTGACGTCAGGGACAAACGTCTTGGTGTGTGGCCCCAACGGCTGTGGGAAGAGCTCACTCTTCAGAGTCctgggagag ctCTGGCCTCTGTTTGGTGGCCGTCTCACAAAACCTGAGAGAGGGAAGCTCTTCTACGTCCCCCAGAGACCATACATGACCCTAGGCTCTCTGAGGGATCAGGTGATCTATCCAGATACAGTGGAGgaccagaggaggaaggggaccTCTGATAAG GTGCTGAAGGAGTACCTGGACAACGTCCAGCTAGGTCACATCCTGGAGCGGGAGGGCGGCTGGAACACGGTCCAGGACTGGATGGACGTCCTcagtggaggagagaaacagaggatggCT ATGGCCCGTCTGTTCTACCATAAGCCCCAGTTTGCCATCCTGGATGAGTGCACCAGTGCTGTTAGTGTAGATGTGGAGGACTTCATCTACAGCCACTGTAGGACG GTGGGCATTACGCTGTTCACGGTTTCTCACAGGAAGTCTTTGTGGAAGCACCATGAG TACTACCTGCACATGGACGGAAGGGGGAGCTATGAGTTCAAACCCATCACCCAGGAAACGGTGGAGTTTGGGTCATAA